One Papaver somniferum cultivar HN1 chromosome 10, ASM357369v1, whole genome shotgun sequence genomic window carries:
- the LOC113318242 gene encoding uncharacterized protein LOC113318242 isoform X2: MEVFVETHQQISEIQSLPSEKWVQMNGKLVSILKLERLASDEFDTCVSWYLFYLMDKNCVNREDGLQRWGKLLDRAGKKLDKILFLKDTTLSHQPPHRVKVASTHSDESSDLELIPQNFFAENEDLESLDDVRFQSEAVAKTEMIYFSELNRTKIGEVNDSSLEFHFNKFGEKFENHECFKELLSILYSKSNYVARSSFPLNDTRSLFDRGNVRGLCRHSPFVRPHMVFIGVYFSLSRLVNSYCTSAGNAYLQLLKVEGGQVFLHSVIRTSPCYLHYNQPESYGYIHLWSLNSGNFSSLYFVYTCYLFDRGKGFAGYIVMDSSSGPPVYDFDLDHWYQMDLLWATLIMFLFVWLSVEAENSIGSHKLYERHILVLQILSKQREILLAVLPASISNVSNHFYLHTMGANFQFASLRVFPLIWKLAADNDAQPNDILERSPGQVALWLTVKDCIGSQFLRARIVKGQLAFLLTSEARFDFATGSIYSMEIVIYLGMILVARELRQLPQKGSKHCTGQGSSTAWKVLGELYFSFSWQGSSTSYSRLLHKELSVTKGVSLYYHSGFDSCIWFNNG; this comes from the exons ATGGAGGTATTCGTTGAAACTCATCAACAGATCTCTGAAATTCAGAGTTTACCAAGTGAAAAATGGGTACAAATGAATGGAAAATTGGTATCAATATTGAAACTGGAAAGGTTAGCAAGTGATGAGTTCGACACTTGCGTTTCGTGGTATTTGTTTTATTTGATGGACAAAAACTGTGTAAATAGAGAGGACGGCCTCCAAAGGTGGGGCAAATTGTTAGACAGAGCGGGGAAGAAATTGGATAAGATCTTGTTTCTTAAGGATACTACTTTATCTCATCAACCTCCTCACCGAGTGAAAGTTGCTTCTACACATAGTGATGAATCTTCAGATTTGGAGTTGATACCTCAAAATTTCTTTGCTGAAAACGAAGATCTTGAGTCACTTGATGATGTGAGATTCCAGTCTGAAGCAGTTGCTAAAACTGAGATGATATACTTCTCCGAGTTGAATCGAACCAAAATTGGTGAGGTGAACGATTCTTCTCTAGAATTTCACTTCAACAAGTTTGGGGAGAAATTCGAAAATCATGAATGCTTCAAGGAGTTATTGTCTATTCTCTACAGCAAATCAAATTATGTGGCTCGTTCTTCTTTCCCTCTTAATGACACTCGTTCATTATTCGATAGAG GGAATGTCAGAGGATTGTGTCGGCATTCTCCTTTTGTGAGGCCTCATATGGTGTTTATTGGAGTTTACTTCTCTCTTTCCAGGCTTGTGAACTCATATTGTACCTCAGCTGGCAATGCTTATTTACAACTGCTTAAAGTTGAAGGTGGCCAGGTATTTCTGCACTCTGTCATAAGGACTAGCCCTTGCTACTTACACTATAATCAACCTGAATCATATGGCTATATTCACCTGTGGAGTCTGAATAGTGGTAATTTTTCCTCTCTATACTTTGTTTACACTTGCTACTTATTTGATCGTGGGAAGGGGTTCGCTGGGTATATTGTCATGGATTCTTCAAGTGGGCCACctgtttatgattttgatttagaccattggtaccaaatggatttGTTATGGGCAACCTTAATTATGTTTTTATTTGTGTGGTTGTCTGTGGAAGCTGAGAATAGTATTGGTAGTCATAAGCTGTATGAGAGACATATTCTTGTGCTTCAGATTCTTTCGAAACAACGTGAAATCCTCTTGGCGGTCCTTCCAGCTTCTATCTCCAATGTGAGCAATCATTTTTATCTCCACACTATGGGGGCCAACTTTCAATTCGCCTCACTGAGGGTATTTCCTTTGATATGGAAGCTTGCAGCCGATAATGATGCTCAGCCCAATGATATACTGGAGCGAAGTCCTGGTCAGGTTGCACTATGGCTTACAGTCAAGGATTGTATTGGTAGTCAATTTCTGAGAGCTAGAATAGTGAAGGGGCAGCTAGCCTTTCTCCTCACATCCGAGGCCAGGTTTGATTTTGCTACTGGCAGTATTTATAGTATGGAAATAGTTATATATTTGGGAATGATACTGGTCGCGCGGGAGCTTCGACAACTTCCACAAAAGGGTAGCAAGCACTGTACAGGTCAAGGGAGTAGTACGGCGTGGAAAGTACTTGGAGAATTATATTTTTCCTTTAGCTGGCAAGGAAGCAGCACTTCTTATTCAAGACTTTTACACAAAGAATTGTCAGTTACCAAGGGTGTCTCATTGTACTATCACAGCGGTTTTGACTCTTGCATATGGTTCAACAACGGCTGA
- the LOC113318242 gene encoding uncharacterized protein LOC113318242 isoform X1, which produces MFAQITERGRFLLFLLARVITFERYNQLMFHMVDMWREVNFIFLMLHKIPFTSTIFSPSFIQEHCRNRGKGFELIQRLSNSVVAYEFSFGLSNSCSIVPACMIYTGGNDFILLLTTAQISYKFIVNECLFLIIKFARWIYDRGKLLGNQGYFTFTTSYKCCVVTITYGVTVFLVSKWTAAYGSESVYRADHVLTTLAVGYLTFVMFASLSPCSALDEIFWCFPPWSLVYQPRGSHFHLELYGKMMALQLLLTVIDIPLVFVTSLPWGLILFLMAFWDAGNVRGLCRHSPFVRPHMVFIGVYFSLSRLVNSYCTSAGNAYLQLLKVEGGQVFLHSVIRTSPCYLHYNQPESYGYIHLWSLNSGNFSSLYFVYTCYLFDRGKGFAGYIVMDSSSGPPVYDFDLDHWYQMDLLWATLIMFLFVWLSVEAENSIGSHKLYERHILVLQILSKQREILLAVLPASISNLAADNDAQPNDILERSPGQVALWLTVKDCIGSQFLRARIVKGQLAFLLTSEARFDFATGSIYSMEIVIYLGMILVARELRQLPQKGSKHCTGQGSSTAWKVLGELYFSFSWQGSSTSYSRLLHKELSVTKGVSLYYHSGFDSCIWFNNG; this is translated from the exons ATGTTTGCTCAAATAACTGAAAGAGgtagatttttattattcttaCTGGCTAGAGTAATTACTTTTGAGCGGTATAATCAGTTGATGTTTCATATGGTTGATATGTGGAGGGAagtaaattttatttttctaatgcTCCACAAGATTCCGTTCACTTCAACTATCTTCTCTCCTAGTTTCATCCAAGAGCATTGTCGTAATCGTGGAAAAGGATTCGAACTAATTCAGAGACTTTCTAATTCTGTGGTTGCCTATGAATTCAGTTTTGGTCTATCTAATTCTTGCTCAATTGTACCTGCTTGTATGATTTATACTGGTGGAAATGATTTTATCTTACTACTTACAACAGCGCAAATAAGTTACAAGTTCATAGTGAATGAATGTCTCTTCCTTATCATCAAATTTGCTCGCTGGATATATGATAGAGGAAAGTTGTTAGGTAATCAAGGGTATTTTACTTTTACAACTTCTTATAAATGTTGTGTGGTTACAATTACTTATGGGGTGACTGTGTTTCTTGTATCGAAATGGACGGCTGCCTACGGTTCTGAATCTGTTTATCGAGCTGATCATGTTCTAACAACACTTGCAGTAGGCTATTTAACTTTTGTCATGTTTGCTAGTTTGTCTCCGTGCTCTGCTCTTGATGAAATTTTTTGGTGTTTTCCACCTTGGAGTCTGGTGTATCAACCCAGAGGAAGCCACTTCCACTTGGAGCTTTATGGAAAGATGATGGCATTACAGCTGCTACTTACAGTGATTGACATTCCATTAGTGTTTGTGACGTCCTTGCCgtggggattaattttgtttCTTATGGCCTTCTGGGATGCAGGGAATGTCAGAGGATTGTGTCGGCATTCTCCTTTTGTGAGGCCTCATATGGTGTTTATTGGAGTTTACTTCTCTCTTTCCAGGCTTGTGAACTCATATTGTACCTCAGCTGGCAATGCTTATTTACAACTGCTTAAAGTTGAAGGTGGCCAGGTATTTCTGCACTCTGTCATAAGGACTAGCCCTTGCTACTTACACTATAATCAACCTGAATCATATGGCTATATTCACCTGTGGAGTCTGAATAGTGGTAATTTTTCCTCTCTATACTTTGTTTACACTTGCTACTTATTTGATCGTGGGAAGGGGTTCGCTGGGTATATTGTCATGGATTCTTCAAGTGGGCCACctgtttatgattttgatttagaccattggtaccaaatggatttGTTATGGGCAACCTTAATTATGTTTTTATTTGTGTGGTTGTCTGTGGAAGCTGAGAATAGTATTGGTAGTCATAAGCTGTATGAGAGACATATTCTTGTGCTTCAGATTCTTTCGAAACAACGTGAAATCCTCTTGGCGGTCCTTCCAGCTTCTATCTCCAAT CTTGCAGCCGATAATGATGCTCAGCCCAATGATATACTGGAGCGAAGTCCTGGTCAGGTTGCACTATGGCTTACAGTCAAGGATTGTATTGGTAGTCAATTTCTGAGAGCTAGAATAGTGAAGGGGCAGCTAGCCTTTCTCCTCACATCCGAGGCCAGGTTTGATTTTGCTACTGGCAGTATTTATAGTATGGAAATAGTTATATATTTGGGAATGATACTGGTCGCGCGGGAGCTTCGACAACTTCCACAAAAGGGTAGCAAGCACTGTACAGGTCAAGGGAGTAGTACGGCGTGGAAAGTACTTGGAGAATTATATTTTTCCTTTAGCTGGCAAGGAAGCAGCACTTCTTATTCAAGACTTTTACACAAAGAATTGTCAGTTACCAAGGGTGTCTCATTGTACTATCACAGCGGTTTTGACTCTTGCATATGGTTCAACAACGGCTGA